Proteins co-encoded in one Nicotiana sylvestris chromosome 7, ASM39365v2, whole genome shotgun sequence genomic window:
- the LOC104222061 gene encoding uncharacterized protein, giving the protein MAIKMKSKEKLCCRRLSRELSMDNSRFEVYYRNESATVPFMWESQPGTPKSNFSEITLPPVLTPPPSFHVNKKKHTLKKSNFLQTVLFLPRLNLKKSRLLSSPTISNSSPSSSSTLYSVPTSPYAPRQVGFSSPRLSFDDHEDDYVVSSTPCFRFARGANTRSRGCSASMIKLLFGEVA; this is encoded by the coding sequence ATGGCAATAAAAATGAAGTCAAAGGAAAAGTTGTGTTGTAGGCGTTTAAGCAGGGAGTTGTCCATGGACAATTCTAGGTTTGAAGTTTATTATAGAAATGAATCAGCGACAGTTCCATTCATGTGGGAATCTCAACCAGGAACTCCCAAATCCAACTTCTCTGAAATCACACTCCCTCCAGTACTCACTCCTCCACCTTCTTTTCATGTCAATAAGAAAAAACATACACTAAAGAAATCCAACTTCTTACAAACTGTTCTTTTCCTTCCTAGATTAAACCTCAAGAAAAGTAGGCTTCTATCATCCCCTACTATTTCTAATTCATCTCCGTCATCCTCATCAACATTGTATTCTGTTCCAACATCTCCATATGCACCGCGACAAGTTGGATTTTCAAGTCCAAGATTGTCATTTGATGATCACGAAGATGATTATGTGGTTTCCTCGACTCCATGCTTTCGTTTTGCTCGTGGTGCTAACACTAGGAGTCGTGGCTGCTCTGCAAGTATGATCAAGCTATTGTTCGGAGAAGTTGCATGA